In Streptomyces sp. NBC_01426, one genomic interval encodes:
- a CDS encoding MFS transporter, protein MSGTNVTGDRNPSPWQRISAASGGANRWVVLAVLCVSLVLVALDATILHVAVPAVTEDLRPGSIELLWIVDAYPLVCAALLILFGTLGDRVGRRRILLLGYGLFGIASAIAALADNAQVLIAARALLGIGGAMIMPATLSILRQVFPDRRERALAIGIWTAVAAIGAASGPVLGGFLVQHYWWGSVFLINIPLMALILPLGRWLLPESKGSAEGPWDVLGALMAAGGVLGAVLGVKRLGAERQLVDPEAMVPLLLGVALLILFVRRQRRRTHPLIDMRLFSRAAFTTSVGCIVLAMLALVGLELIAVQYLQLVLRLSPLETGLRLLPLTFAAMAAGATGSYTLQRVGPRTMVSLGFLLTACAVLLLTLMGQQDRPVLLTVGFILLGFGLQTTLFAAYESMLSEAPAATAGGAASIGETSYQLGAGMGIALLGSVMNAAYAPGLAHVPGVSAADSADAANSLGEAYQIAAHLGGPAGAALHAAARHSFVHGLHVTLVVSAGLLFAGAVMALKLPRTMDCAADTDTGEPLRLPAQASAAAPAGEPAARIPGQAHAECDPAARSA, encoded by the coding sequence ATGTCGGGGACGAACGTGACCGGCGACCGGAACCCTTCCCCCTGGCAGCGAATCAGCGCCGCCTCCGGCGGGGCGAACCGTTGGGTCGTCCTCGCCGTCCTCTGCGTCAGCCTCGTGCTCGTCGCGCTCGACGCGACGATCCTGCACGTCGCCGTTCCCGCCGTCACCGAGGACCTGCGCCCCGGCTCGATCGAGCTCCTCTGGATCGTCGACGCCTACCCGCTGGTCTGCGCCGCGCTGCTGATCCTCTTCGGCACCCTCGGGGACCGGGTCGGCCGCCGTCGCATCCTGCTCCTCGGCTACGGGCTCTTCGGCATCGCCTCCGCGATCGCCGCCCTCGCCGACAACGCCCAGGTCCTCATCGCCGCCCGCGCCCTGCTCGGCATCGGCGGGGCGATGATCATGCCGGCCACCCTGTCGATCCTGCGCCAGGTCTTCCCCGACCGCCGCGAGCGCGCCCTCGCCATCGGCATCTGGACCGCCGTCGCGGCCATCGGCGCGGCCAGTGGCCCCGTCCTCGGCGGATTCCTCGTCCAGCACTACTGGTGGGGCTCCGTCTTCCTGATCAACATTCCGCTGATGGCGCTGATCCTGCCGCTCGGCCGGTGGCTGCTGCCCGAGTCCAAGGGCTCCGCCGAGGGGCCCTGGGACGTGCTCGGCGCGCTGATGGCCGCCGGCGGCGTGCTCGGGGCGGTCCTCGGGGTCAAGCGACTCGGCGCCGAACGGCAGCTCGTCGACCCCGAGGCGATGGTCCCGCTGCTCCTCGGCGTGGCGCTGCTGATCCTCTTCGTGCGCCGCCAGCGACGACGCACCCATCCGCTGATCGACATGCGGCTGTTCTCCCGCGCGGCCTTCACCACCTCCGTCGGCTGCATCGTGCTCGCCATGCTGGCCCTGGTCGGCCTGGAGCTGATCGCCGTCCAGTACCTCCAGCTGGTGCTGCGCCTGAGCCCGCTGGAGACCGGCCTGCGGCTGCTGCCGCTGACCTTCGCCGCGATGGCCGCCGGCGCCACCGGCTCGTACACCCTGCAACGGGTCGGCCCGCGCACGATGGTCTCGCTGGGCTTCCTGCTCACCGCCTGCGCGGTGCTCCTGCTGACGCTCATGGGACAGCAGGACCGGCCCGTCCTGCTCACCGTCGGGTTCATCCTGCTCGGCTTCGGCCTCCAGACCACGCTGTTCGCCGCCTACGAGTCGATGCTGAGCGAGGCACCGGCGGCCACCGCCGGCGGCGCGGCCTCCATCGGCGAGACCTCGTACCAGCTCGGCGCGGGCATGGGCATCGCGCTGCTCGGCAGCGTCATGAACGCGGCCTACGCGCCGGGTCTCGCGCACGTTCCCGGGGTCTCGGCGGCCGACTCCGCCGACGCCGCCAACTCGCTGGGCGAGGCCTACCAGATCGCGGCGCACCTCGGCGGTCCCGCCGGGGCCGCGCTGCACGCCGCCGCCCGGCACTCGTTCGTCCACGGCCTGCACGTGACGCTGGTGGTCAGCGCCGGGCTGCTGTTCGCCGGCGCGGTGATGGCGCTGAAGCTGCCGCGCACGATGGACTGCGCCGCCGACACGGACACCGGCGAACCGCTGCGGCTGCCCGCGCAGGCGAGCGCCGCGGCCCCCGCCGGCGAGCCCGCCGCACGGATCCCCGGCCAGGCGCACGCCGAGTGCGACCCGGCCGCCCGCTCGGCCTGA
- a CDS encoding acyl-CoA dehydrogenase family protein, with the protein MSFVPTDPLGIDELLSPEDLAVRDTVRDWAADRVLPHIAEWYENGELPGIRELARELGSIGALGMSLTGYGCAGASAVQYGLACLELEAADSGIRSLVSVQGSLAMYAIWKYGSEEQKERWLPGMAAGELIGCFGLTEPDVGSDPAAMRTYAKRDGTDWVLTGRKMWITNGSVASVAVVWAQTDEGIRGFAVPTDSAGFSAPEIKHKWSLRASVTSELVMDDVRLPADAVLPGVTGLKGPLGCLSHARYGIVWGSMGAARASFESALDYAKTREQFGRPIGGFQLTQAKLADMALELHKGILLAHHLGRRMDAGTLRPEQISFGKLNNVREAIDICRTARTILGANGISLEYPVMRHATNLESVLTYEGTVEMHQLVLGKALTGLDAFR; encoded by the coding sequence GTGTCCTTCGTACCCACCGATCCGCTCGGGATCGACGAGCTGCTCAGCCCCGAGGACCTCGCGGTCCGCGACACCGTCCGGGACTGGGCCGCCGACCGGGTGCTGCCGCACATCGCCGAGTGGTACGAGAACGGCGAACTGCCCGGGATCCGGGAGCTGGCCCGGGAACTCGGCTCGATCGGCGCGCTCGGGATGTCGCTGACCGGATACGGGTGCGCGGGCGCCTCCGCCGTGCAGTACGGCCTGGCCTGCCTGGAGCTGGAGGCCGCCGACTCCGGCATCCGCTCGCTGGTCTCCGTACAGGGCTCGCTGGCCATGTACGCGATCTGGAAGTACGGCTCCGAGGAGCAGAAGGAGCGCTGGCTGCCCGGCATGGCCGCCGGCGAGCTGATCGGCTGCTTCGGCCTGACCGAACCCGACGTCGGTTCGGACCCCGCCGCGATGCGCACGTACGCCAAGCGCGACGGCACCGACTGGGTGTTGACCGGCCGCAAGATGTGGATCACCAACGGCTCGGTGGCCTCCGTCGCCGTGGTGTGGGCGCAGACCGACGAGGGCATCCGCGGGTTCGCCGTGCCCACCGACAGCGCCGGGTTCTCCGCGCCGGAGATCAAGCACAAGTGGTCCCTGCGCGCCTCGGTGACCAGCGAGCTGGTGATGGACGACGTACGCCTGCCCGCGGACGCGGTGCTTCCGGGCGTCACCGGGCTCAAGGGGCCGCTGGGCTGTCTCAGCCACGCGCGGTACGGGATCGTCTGGGGCTCCATGGGGGCGGCGCGCGCCTCCTTCGAGTCCGCGCTCGACTACGCGAAGACGCGGGAGCAGTTCGGGAGGCCGATCGGAGGCTTCCAGCTCACCCAGGCCAAGCTCGCGGACATGGCACTGGAACTCCACAAGGGCATCCTGCTCGCCCACCACCTGGGTCGCCGCATGGACGCGGGAACCTTGCGGCCGGAGCAGATCAGTTTCGGCAAACTCAACAACGTCCGCGAGGCCATCGACATCTGCCGCACCGCGCGGACCATCCTCGGCGCGAACGGGATCTCCCTGGAATATCCCGTGATGCGGCACGCCACCAACCTCGAATCGGTCCTCACCTACGAGGGCACCGTCGAGATGCACCAATTGGTGCTGGGCAAGGCACTCACCGGGCTCGACGCCTTCCGGTGA
- a CDS encoding cell division protein SepF: protein MGSVRKASAWLGLVEDNDDERYYDDDYAEAVERQQGGSVSGPGDQWVTDPRVKVASESAVEQGRRIATVTPDGFRDARGIGELFREGVPVIVNLSSMDPGDAKRVVDFAAGLTFGLRGSIERVATRVFLLTPADTQIVSGEPGGRSRDFFNQS, encoded by the coding sequence ATGGGTTCGGTGCGCAAGGCGAGTGCCTGGTTGGGTCTCGTGGAAGACAACGACGACGAGCGGTACTACGACGACGACTACGCGGAGGCGGTGGAACGCCAGCAGGGCGGGTCCGTCTCGGGCCCCGGTGACCAGTGGGTCACCGACCCGCGCGTCAAGGTGGCCTCGGAGTCCGCGGTCGAGCAGGGTCGGCGGATCGCGACCGTGACGCCCGACGGCTTCCGTGACGCCCGCGGCATCGGCGAACTGTTCCGCGAGGGCGTCCCGGTCATCGTGAACCTGTCGTCGATGGACCCGGGCGACGCGAAGCGCGTGGTCGACTTCGCGGCCGGCCTGACCTTCGGACTGCGCGGATCGATCGAGCGGGTGGCGACCAGGGTCTTCCTCCTGACCCCGGCCGACACCCAGATCGTCAGCGGCGAGCCCGGCGGGCGCTCGCGCGACTTCTTCAACCAGAGCTGA
- a CDS encoding DUF5685 family protein: MFGIVRPCTHRLGERFKTEWMAHLCGLCLALRGDHGQFARIVTNYDGLLVSVLTEAQSGPDPRARRTAGPCPLRGMRTAAVAKGEGARLAAAVSLVLASAKVRDHVADRDGLLARAPIAAAARKVARGWDRAGARTGASLGFDTGVLVDAVDRQGGIEVLAGIGTSVLVVTEPTETATAAAFAHTAVLAGRPGNTAPLAEAGRYFGRLAHLLDAVEDQRADAAAGAWNPLTATGTSLAEARRLCDDALRGIRLALREVEFADAGLAHRLLVHELRTSVDRAFGTTACGHTGDHAAVNSGGGFGPAPQGYDAPGAGSPYGAGNPYAPGAPYAPGGPGTPPPMGPGGPGGGGGGGLPPQRPRRGLLAGCAVAVGLFCTCQLCCTEHEGPWSRQKRDPWCDGCDGCDCCDSCGDGCCCCPCDGC, from the coding sequence TTGTTCGGCATCGTCAGACCTTGCACGCACCGGCTGGGAGAGCGCTTCAAGACCGAGTGGATGGCTCATCTCTGCGGTCTCTGCCTGGCACTTCGCGGTGACCACGGACAGTTCGCCAGGATCGTGACCAACTACGACGGCCTGCTGGTATCCGTTCTGACGGAGGCTCAGTCCGGTCCGGATCCGCGGGCGCGACGCACCGCCGGCCCCTGCCCGCTGCGCGGCATGCGCACCGCCGCCGTCGCCAAGGGCGAGGGTGCGCGTCTCGCGGCCGCCGTTTCGCTCGTGCTGGCGTCCGCGAAGGTGCGCGACCACGTGGCCGACCGGGACGGGCTGTTGGCCCGGGCGCCGATCGCCGCCGCCGCGCGCAAGGTGGCCCGGGGCTGGGACCGGGCCGGCGCCCGCACCGGGGCGTCGCTCGGCTTCGACACGGGCGTGCTCGTCGACGCCGTGGACCGCCAGGGCGGCATCGAGGTGCTGGCCGGGATCGGAACATCCGTGCTGGTGGTGACCGAGCCGACGGAGACCGCGACCGCGGCCGCCTTCGCACATACCGCGGTCCTCGCGGGACGGCCAGGCAACACCGCCCCGCTCGCCGAGGCGGGCCGGTACTTCGGCCGGCTCGCGCACCTGCTGGACGCCGTGGAGGACCAGCGGGCCGACGCCGCGGCCGGCGCCTGGAACCCGCTCACCGCCACCGGCACCTCCCTCGCCGAGGCGCGCCGGCTCTGTGACGACGCCCTGCGCGGCATCCGGCTGGCCCTGCGCGAGGTGGAGTTCGCGGACGCCGGTCTCGCCCACCGGCTGCTGGTGCACGAGCTGCGCACCTCCGTCGACCGGGCCTTCGGGACGACCGCCTGCGGTCACACGGGCGACCACGCCGCCGTGAACTCCGGCGGGGGCTTCGGCCCGGCCCCGCAGGGCTACGACGCCCCGGGCGCGGGGAGCCCGTACGGCGCCGGGAACCCGTACGCGCCGGGCGCCCCGTACGCCCCCGGGGGCCCCGGGACTCCTCCGCCGATGGGGCCGGGCGGGCCGGGCGGCGGCGGTGGCGGCGGGTTGCCTCCGCAGCGACCGCGCCGCGGGCTGCTCGCGGGCTGCGCGGTGGCCGTCGGGCTCTTCTGCACCTGCCAACTCTGCTGCACGGAGCACGAGGGGCCGTGGTCCCGGCAGAAGCGGGACCCGTGGTGCGACGGCTGCGATGGATGCGACTGCTGCGACAGCTGCGGCGACGGGTGCTGCTGCTGCCCGTGCGACGGCTGCTGA
- a CDS encoding DUF1684 domain-containing protein, translated as MNHDDDTDPETAWRRWHEHRLATVSAPHGPLALTGTHWLADYPEGRIPAVPGEWRTTDAGVALHADPEDGLTLDGAPFAGDAVLAADEAPPSHSRISAGDLRIVVIRREGEWAVRVFDPASGARRDFTGIEVGPYDPELALPGRFRPYDRDRTVQVENADGRDRGLGLGGELLFTRDGVEHALQVAVDEEDGSLWAVFGDATGGVSSYRFRFLKPGAPGEDGSITVDFNRAQLPPCAFADHFICPFPPPGNTLPFEVPAGERRLKAALVAGI; from the coding sequence ATGAACCATGACGACGACACCGACCCCGAGACCGCCTGGCGGCGCTGGCACGAGCATCGACTGGCGACCGTGTCCGCCCCGCACGGTCCGCTCGCGCTGACCGGTACCCACTGGCTCGCCGACTACCCGGAAGGTCGAATTCCGGCCGTTCCCGGGGAATGGCGCACCACCGACGCGGGGGTCGCCCTGCACGCCGACCCCGAGGACGGGCTGACCCTCGACGGCGCCCCCTTCGCCGGCGACGCCGTGCTCGCGGCCGACGAGGCGCCGCCCTCGCACTCCCGGATCTCCGCGGGCGACCTCCGGATCGTGGTGATCCGGCGGGAGGGGGAGTGGGCGGTGCGCGTCTTCGACCCGGCCTCCGGGGCCCGGCGGGACTTCACCGGCATCGAGGTCGGCCCGTACGACCCGGAACTCGCCCTTCCGGGGCGCTTTCGACCGTACGACCGGGACCGGACGGTCCAGGTCGAGAACGCCGACGGGCGGGACCGCGGGCTCGGCCTGGGAGGGGAGCTGCTCTTCACCCGCGACGGGGTGGAACACGCCCTCCAGGTGGCCGTGGACGAGGAGGACGGGAGCCTGTGGGCCGTCTTCGGCGATGCCACCGGCGGGGTGTCCAGCTACCGGTTCCGCTTCCTCAAGCCCGGCGCCCCCGGCGAGGACGGCTCGATCACCGTGGACTTCAACCGGGCCCAGCTGCCGCCCTGCGCCTTCGCGGACCACTTCATCTGTCCGTTCCCGCCACCCGGGAACACGCTGCCGTTCGAGGTGCCGGCGGGTGAGCGGAGGCTGAAAGCCGCTCTTGTCGCGGGAATCTGA
- a CDS encoding S1 family peptidase yields the protein MRIQSITRIKLLAAATGLAAVAALGAPATASADSGFSADRLASAGASVLRADVAGTAWHTDPANGTLVVTADSRVSAADIARIRREAGADAGALRIERTPGKLTKLLSGGDAIYASSWRCSLGFNVRSGSTYYILTAGHCTDGAGTWWSNSAHTTVIGPTVGSSFPTNDYGLIKYNSSTPIPPGTVGSQDITSAVNATTGMSVTRRGSTTGIHSGSVTGLNATVNYGGGDVVYGMIRTNVCAEPGDSGGPLYSGSRAVGLTSGGSGNCSSGGTTFFQPVVEALNAYGVSVY from the coding sequence GTGAGGATCCAGAGCATCACCCGAATCAAGCTTCTCGCGGCGGCCACCGGCCTGGCCGCCGTCGCCGCGCTCGGCGCACCCGCCACGGCGAGCGCCGACAGCGGCTTCAGCGCCGATCGCCTCGCCTCGGCAGGCGCCTCCGTACTGCGCGCCGACGTGGCGGGCACGGCCTGGCACACCGACCCCGCCAACGGAACCCTCGTGGTCACCGCGGACTCCAGGGTGTCGGCCGCCGACATCGCCAGGATCCGCCGCGAGGCCGGCGCCGACGCCGGCGCCCTGCGCATCGAGCGCACCCCGGGCAAGCTGACGAAACTGTTGTCCGGCGGCGACGCCATCTACGCGTCGAGCTGGCGCTGTTCGCTCGGCTTCAACGTGCGCAGCGGCAGCACCTACTACATCCTGACCGCCGGCCACTGCACCGACGGAGCCGGCACCTGGTGGAGCAACTCCGCCCACACCACCGTCATCGGCCCCACCGTCGGCTCCAGCTTCCCGACCAATGACTACGGCCTGATCAAGTACAACAGCAGCACCCCGATCCCGCCGGGCACCGTCGGCAGCCAGGACATCACCAGCGCCGTCAACGCCACCACCGGCATGTCCGTCACCCGGCGCGGCTCCACCACCGGCATCCACAGCGGTTCCGTGACCGGCCTCAACGCCACCGTCAACTACGGCGGCGGCGACGTCGTCTACGGCATGATCCGCACCAACGTCTGCGCCGAGCCCGGCGACAGCGGCGGCCCGCTCTACTCCGGCAGCCGTGCCGTGGGTCTCACCTCCGGAGGCAGCGGCAACTGCTCCTCCGGTGGAACGACCTTCTTCCAGCCCGTCGTGGAAGCCCTGAACGCCTACGGCGTCAGCGTCTACTGA
- a CDS encoding DUF4231 domain-containing protein: MTFRNEDLPALFHHTDQAAISRQRESTQATRAQLVLLVVAAGAAALPAGPAVGSLRLFGAISALAYAGVLGVGIRATRRRARPQWQLNRSAAEFIKSLAWRYAVHGSPFGSDVAGPEATYRTRLEKGLDELRKMGWEDPRGSGAVPEGGEITGAMHRLRGMGYHVRRETYVRDRLIEQRNWYQRKTEVSRRATALWSWTIVLLTCLGLLFALLGAFGSGPGPRLTGLLSAAAAAGIAWNEVRRHHPLIEAHTLIEQDLSAMMVVMQTTITEAQWPSSVYETERYVSPQHTDWLARHSS, translated from the coding sequence ATGACCTTTCGAAACGAGGACCTGCCGGCCCTCTTCCACCACACCGATCAGGCGGCGATCTCCCGACAGCGGGAGTCCACCCAGGCCACGCGCGCCCAGCTGGTGCTGCTCGTCGTCGCCGCGGGGGCCGCCGCGCTGCCCGCGGGACCGGCCGTGGGTTCGCTCCGGCTGTTCGGGGCGATCAGCGCGCTGGCGTACGCCGGGGTACTGGGGGTGGGCATCCGGGCGACCCGGCGCCGGGCCCGTCCCCAGTGGCAGCTGAACCGGAGCGCGGCCGAGTTCATCAAGTCCCTGGCCTGGCGGTACGCCGTGCACGGGTCGCCGTTCGGCAGTGATGTCGCCGGGCCGGAGGCGACGTACCGGACCCGTTTGGAGAAGGGCCTGGACGAGCTGCGCAAGATGGGTTGGGAGGATCCCCGGGGCTCGGGCGCGGTGCCGGAGGGCGGGGAGATCACGGGGGCGATGCACCGGCTGCGCGGCATGGGCTATCACGTGCGCCGGGAGACGTACGTCCGGGACCGGCTGATCGAGCAGCGCAACTGGTACCAGCGCAAGACGGAGGTGTCGCGTCGGGCGACGGCGTTGTGGTCGTGGACCATCGTGCTGTTGACGTGCCTGGGCCTGTTGTTCGCCCTGTTGGGGGCCTTCGGTTCGGGTCCGGGGCCGCGGTTGACGGGACTGCTCAGCGCGGCGGCGGCGGCCGGCATCGCCTGGAACGAGGTGCGCCGGCACCATCCGCTGATCGAGGCGCACACCCTGATCGAGCAGGACCTGTCGGCGATGATGGTCGTGATGCAGACGACGATCACCGAGGCCCAGTGGCCTTCCTCGGTGTACGAGACGGAGCGCTACGTGTCTCCGCAGCACACGGACTGGCTGGCACGACACAGCAGTTGA